Proteins encoded together in one Diabrotica undecimpunctata isolate CICGRU chromosome 3, icDiaUnde3, whole genome shotgun sequence window:
- the LOC140435512 gene encoding uncharacterized protein, whose product MELDEFCCVCVQKNLHLEYIENRDENDIKYSEKLCLCDNNQEWKREYKICINCIAQLNLAYNFIQTCFKSKELRKSIKSEQQKAYPCDQCNKKFLQKSSLLTHIIIIHNEQKVEESEQHFDSQDNTIEIDNDKVSECVINEEKTEGNNYSSEEEEEEEKPKPVLKKKYNKLKVPLTCEYCGKNFNRRQHYTAHIRAKHTFEKPYKCDLCDAKFTNSHSLLVHKRNHNNEKPFVCSYCGKCFVCSGDLYHHSKIHLNKREYKCNLCDKSFNTTSILRTHKICMHVEPKDWKYICKYCEKRFPINSSLVTHMKRHEGIKEVDCHICDKKFFDKSELSKHFRSHNNERQFKCNLCQDKEYKNHYGLKKHLKIIHNIGSINIPKPEKKFACPLCSKTFAFNNKLQKHLCTHTGIKPFKCLHCDKRFIENYYMKMHLKKKHNIDSTTAEVG is encoded by the exons atggAATTAGATGAATTCTGCTGCGTTTGTGttcaaaaaaatttacatttagaATACATTGAAAATCGTGACGAGAATGATATTAAGTATAGTGAAAAACTGTGTTTGTGTGACAATAACCAG gAATGGAAAAGAGAATATAAAATATGCATAAACTGCATTGCACAACTGAATTTGGCATACAACTTTATTCAGACCTGTTTTAAAAGCAAAGAACTGAGAAAATCTATAAAATCAGAACAACAAAAGGCTTATCCCTGTGATCAGTGCAATAAAAAGTTTTTACAGAAATCGTCCCTATTGACGCATATAATTATAATTCACAATGAGCAAAAAGTTGAAGAAAGTGAGCAACATTTCGATTCCCAAGATAATACAATAGAAATAGATAATGACAAAGTTAGTGAATGTGTTATAAATGAGGAGAAAACAGAAGGAAATAACTATTctagtgaagaagaagaagaagaagaaaaaccgaAACcagtattaaagaaaaaatataacaaacTTAAAGTCCCGTTGACCTGTGAATATTGTGGCAAGAATTTCAATAGAAGGCAGCATTATACTGCTCATATTCGTGCCAAGCATACTTTTGagaaaccatacaagtgtgatcTTTGTGATGCAAAGTTCACTAACTCACATAGCCTCCTTGTTCATAAAAGAAATCACAACAATGAGAAACCATTTGTGTGTTCTTATTGTGGAAAATGTTTTGTATGCTCTGGTGATTTATACCATCATAGCAAAATACATTTGAATAAAAGAGAGTACAAGTGTAATTTGTGTGATAAAAGTTTTAACACTACAAGTATTTTAAGAACTCATAAAATATGTATGCATGTTGAACCAAAAGACTggaaatatatttgtaaatactGTGAAAAGAGATTTCCCATAAATTCGAGCTTGGTTACTCATATGAAGAGACATGAAGGTATCAAAGAGGTTGATTGTCACATATGTGATAAGAAGTTTTTTGATAAATCTGAGTTGTCCAAACATTTCAGGTCACACAATAATGAAAGGCAGTTCAAATGCAACCTATGTCAAGACAAAGAGTATAAAAACCATTATGGTTTGAAGAAACACTTGAAAATTATTCATAATATAGGATCAATTAACATTCCAAAACCAGAAAAGAAGTTCGCCTGTCCTCTGTGCTCAAAAACTTTTGCTTTTAACAATAAACTACAGAAACACCTTTGTACTCACACTGGAATAAAACCTTTTAAATGTCTCCATTGTGATAAAagattcatagagaactattaTATGAAGATGCatttaaaaaagaaacataaTATTGATAGTACAACTGCTGAGGTAGGATAA